CGTACTTTATGGAAGCCCGAGGACGGTTCATTCCCATCCGGACTCATGTGACGCGTCAGAGACTGGTAATGATCCTTCTTGTTCTTATATTTCAGAGATGGACCCTAGCAACATGCCCTTGGGTTTAGAGGCACAGACTGATCTGTCTAGACGGGACTGGAACCGGTGCAGTAGAagtgtatactctgaagggtgccTATATGAGGCAGGGGAGGGTATGGCCATAGATGACGtgactgtgaaagtggagggTGACATTCCTCCCACATGGAATGCAGATGGTCACCTAGGAGATGGACACTCACAGGGCAGAGATTTCTTAGATTACAGGGAAAGCTTGGAGACCAATCCAAATGTCGCTGCCCACTACCCTTTACACACGCTCAAGGATCGCGACCCATTGTCCACGTCAATGGGGCCTTCCGATTCACATGGCAGCATCCTTTTCAATCAGGTATTGAACTCAGACGACAGGACTAGAGCCCAGGCTCAGAGAGGGGAAGCTACATCAGGCAATAGTAAAGATAAACGATTCCcctgcatgttctgtaacaaaggattcagctgcccccagaaggtggagatccaccagagggtccacacaggggagagacCCTACAGCTGTgcccagtgtcacatgcgcttcACCCAGGCTGGCAACCTGAAAAGACACCAGAGGGTGCACACtggggagaaaccctacagctgtaCCCAGTGCCACATGTGCTTCGCCCAGGCTGGTCacctgaagatgcacctgaaggtccacacgggaGAGAGGCCGTTCACTTGTACGCACTgtgggaagaggttctcagagaggagctacctcagaatacaccagcagaaaaaacaCTCCACTCTGATAACATAGAAAGTAACAATTTCACTCGATAGCTTCTGACGTTTAGATCAAACCCTATATTTCATCAGAAAAGCTCCACAGATGCATTTGGAATGACAAGAGTAACATATTTCAGTGTTGAATATTCCTGGGTAGAGTGTTGCATGTAGACTTTGGCATATTTAAGCCTACAAATCTATTACatattgtgtttgtactgtgttgGCTATATGATATTCACAAATGCCTATTTCATTACTTCCATTCAACTACTTACTTTTTTCCCCAAGACACTTTTAATGAGAAAATGAATGCAGTTTATCAAGTTCATGCTTAATTTTTGTATGTGTGGTTTTCATATGGTGTATTTAAGTTTTGTTTAATAAACACGAAATGAGACTTTTCATTCTAAGACTTTCATTGAGACTCTTTCGTATAAGTCACATCTTATCTGTATACACCTGACAGTGCTTTATAACCATATACTTACTAAATATACTGACACCCTTACGAATAGCTACGGTAGACTTCTAAGTAGTTTAGTCAGGTTTCTCTAATGATGACTTTTGACTTATCATAGCTGACTTATATTTTCCCCACATCTTATTTATGTCCACCATGATGGGTTTAACAACAATGAAGTCATTCTATAACTACAGTATCGGACTCAAATGTCGTTGCGATTGGTAAACACTCCATGTTGAAAATGTGTCTGTACTGGAGGGAGTGTATGTCCAGACTACACCTCCTGAAACCACAGAAGACccagctgagcagcacaggaccGCACAGTCGCACTGAGGTGAGCCCACTGAACTACTATCTGAATggtaaaaacctgagaagaaatccaaataggaagtgggaaatctgaggttggtcgatttttcaacccagcccctattgaatacacagtgggatattggttatgttgcacttcctaaggcttccagtagatgtcaaccatctttagaagcttgtttgaggattctactgtgaaggggggctgaatgagaggagattgagtcagaggtctggcagcagTCGCGCtctggtcacgcgcatttcacatgagggGTAGCTCACgctcctttgcttttctgaagacaaaggaattctccggttggaatattatagaagttttatgttaaaaacatcctaaagattgattccatacatcgtttgacatgtttttacggacagtaacggaactttttgacatttcgtctgcaactagggaatgtgcttcatgactttggatttgtttaccaaatgtgctaacaaaagtagctctttggacataaatgatggacattatcgaacaaatcaaacatttaatgtggaattgggattcctgggagggcattctgatgaagatcatcaaaggtaagtgaatatttatgttatttctgatttctgttgacttcaacatggcggatatctctttgttttgttttctgagcgccgttctcagattattgcatggtttgctttttccgtaaagcttttttgaaatctgacacagcggttgcattaaggagaagggtatctatatttccatgtctaacacttgtattttcattgacatttataatgagtatttctgtaaaatgatgtggctctctgcaatatcactgtatgtttttggaactagtgaacataacgcaccaatgtatactgagttttttaaatataaatatgcactttattgaacaaaacatacatgtattgtgtaacatgaagtcctatgagtgtcatctgatgaagatcatcaaaggttagtgattaattttacccctatttgtgctttttgtgactcctctctttggctggaaaaatggctgaatttttctgtgacttggcggtgacctaacataatcgtttgtggtgctttcgctgtaaagcctatttaaAATTGGACAcattggtgggattaacaacaagattacctttaaaatggtagaagatacatgtatgtttgaggaattgtaattatgagatttctgttgtttgaatttggcgctctgcactttcactagctgttgtcatatcaatcccattaacgggattgcagccctaagagaCACTGCCCATACAAACTCTTGAGCCAGGAGTAAAATCGACTCATAACATTTTCTCAGCTGATAATTACTTCAGTTTGAAACCCGAGCCCGGGTTGAAATTGGTTATTCCCCATCCTTTACAACAATCACAATGAGGCATCACCAACTGTGAACTCTATAGCACGCTTTAGACAACCACGCTGAATGTGACTGTACATCACATGTTGCCATGGTAAACGTTTGATATCATTTTCACCTGACAAGACCACTTTCTCTTAATTAATCGCCTAATATGTTGGCATGCATAAacttaaaaattttttttttttacaattaccATTATCAACACACTTGTCGCTCCTGTTTAACAATTTTAAATTGCTTTGTCACAGTAGGAATCAAGTCACTTGCTGATAATGTTGTATACAATGTTGCCTAAAACATTTTAAAGGTCTATTATTTTAATGAAACAACCAAAGTTAACATAAGGCCGAGATGCCTTCAATTGCCCAATTTATGGGCATGCCCAatttaagtatatttttttaatgacgTGATATTGCGCTCCAAAAGGATAACTTGAAATAACATAATGTaggtaataaaaataataataacactgcTAAAATAATGTGGATGTGTGAGAAAGTTCGAGGCATAAATATCACCCCCCCtctcaataaaataaataactgctaacctcccctgttattggtaatgctAAGAGGttgcatgtcttgggggtatgatctttgtgccTTTGTAAATTTCTGACTCATCATCATTCATGATTCATTTAggactatctgtaatcatggtagcatccattaATGTAGCAGTGTTCATAAACATATACTATTCTtacttacaataaaagtgactccaaaatgacacaatacatgatataccattcatttctattgtgcACAACTTAAACTGTGTtccctcatatgaaacatttgatctcaaatccaaaatgctggagtaggCTATAGAGACAAATGAaggttttagcttcactgtccaaataaactATAAACTTCACTATAAATAAATActatgtatttatttggacagtgaagctaaaacctTCATTTGTCTCTATAGcctactccagcattttggatttgagatcaaatgtttcatatgagggaACACAGTTTAAGACAAATGAaggttttagcttcactgtccaaataaatacataggGGAGTGTACGTCACCATGTCACTGTGATaagagccaatttatgcttggTCTGAAAATGTGGTCAGAGGTGACGTATGGATGGTGTGGCGCAATTGGGGAGCCTCCAGAGGCATGCAGAAGCCAAATTGGGCTCCGTACCACATCGACGTGGGCCTCTCAAATTGTGTACCAATGTGGAGGGCTccatatagctccgcattgacatgattggttgatggtaggtgaGGGTGGGAGGTCtagtataaacacacactcacttccttgacaacagctctgtgCTGCTTGGCGAAGTGCAAGAAGtatgacttctgcagaggccatatCACTGTGAATGCTGTGTGGTCCATACAGCACCTTTTAGTCTACAGTCCTTGACCTCAAGCTGTTTGTAGTAAATGGCCTATAAGCCATGTGATGACTGAGGTGAAATATTATAAAATAAAGTGCACATGTACTTGTTGTTCCAGACTGACTTGTCTATACAAACTGGGTCAGAGTATACTTCTGTTTAGGAGTGTAATTAACCACATAACCCTCAATAACACTTTGTTAACTTGTCATTTGAAACAGGCTTGAGTAAATACCTGTTTTTAGAGACAGTAAACCTAGGCAAGAACAAGGGCAGTTTAATATTTACCTTACTGAGGTGATGTAGATAGAATAAACACATTACTTTCTACTCTATTCTTGTTAACACACTTGTCTTTCTAAACAAGTCTGCTCTGCATTTGAAAGATATTTATCATGAATAGGAGATTTGATATGTAATGAGCAGTACCGTATTTAAAAGACAGCGCGCATGTTATAACATTTTCATTTAGCGACACCATATGAGCAATGATGCCAATCAATAACATTGTATAGAGATCCCAATAAATTACTAGAGGGGCTTTGTCATCAACCCTAAAAGTTCTATAAAGGCGTGATAATGGCAGCCAtgttggtcagggagaaatccaaaccagtctaattggaatgattgGCAGTAGGGGCGTAATtgtaagggttttcttctggtgaaagagaggcggaccaaaatgcagcgtggtggttattcatgtttttaataaagacgactatacatgaacagactatacaaaacaagaaaagtgaaaacctaaacagtcctatctggtgcaaacacagagacaggaacaatcacccacaaaacccaacacaaaacaggctacctaaatatggttcccaatcagagacaatgactaacacctgcctctgattgagaaccatatcaggccaaacatagaaatagacaaaccagacacacaacatagaatgcccacccagctcacgtcctgaccaacactaaaacaaggaaaacacgtacgaacgatggacagaacgtgacagaaccccccgaaggtgcggactccgaacgcaccTTGGGggatctgggtgggcatctggccGTGGGCATCTGGTttagggagggtctgggtgggcatctgtccgcagtGGCGGcactggcgctggacgtggaccccactccataattgtcttagtccacctccttagtgtcccttgagtggcgaccctcgccgctaaccttggcctaggaaacctaacaacgggccccactggactgaggtagctcaggaccgaggggaagctcgggaccgaggggaagctcaggcaggttgatggatctaccagatcctggctgactggcggatcctggctgactagcagatctggcagatcttggctgactggcacttctggcggatcctggctgactggtggatcctggcagactggcggatcctggctgaatggcggatctgactggcagatcctggccgactggcagatcctggccggcTGGTGGATcttggccgactggcagatcctggcggatcctggccgactggcggatcctggcggatcctggccgataTGTAAATATGTAAACTGACCATAAATGTCTCAAGTTGTGTTTTCTTGGAAAGTGGCGAGTGCTATTATACGATAGTATATCAGTACTTATTGCATTTACAACTAGTCTAAgtcctatcatcaactg
This sequence is a window from Oncorhynchus tshawytscha isolate Ot180627B linkage group LG34, Otsh_v2.0, whole genome shotgun sequence. Protein-coding genes within it:
- the LOC112231901 gene encoding zinc finger protein with KRAB and SCAN domains 8 isoform X1: MANGVVFHTQIASIMEVLANAAVAEICKLVDDDYAVFRLEITQSQKENRVLRRKLLELKVARERAERTMRERVLACRPSIKILDRYRGIARGEGHLTGGHRSFVKPAGHNTLRDDQPITVDEGSGTSTQHIIVIESAGPGVKQETSEGEENPLYSRDPQTGAVGAPPVATDKPTTAPAQPKTQCSITEVSGTLNAILKSETDTETSTVTQRLLHTGSDQMSDPERMGLGRLGCPPAPASAYVLYGSPRTVHSHPDSCDASETGNDPSCSYISEMDPSNMPLGLEAQTDLSRRDWNRCSRSVYSEGCLYEAGEGMAIDDVTVKVEGDIPPTWNADGHLGDGHSQGRDFLDYRESLETNPNVAAHYPLHTLKDRDPLSTSMGPSDSHGSILFNQVLNSDDRTRAQAQRGEATSGNSKDKRFPCMFCNKGFSCPQKVEIHQRVHTGERPYSCAQCHMRFTQAGNLKRHQRVHTGEKPYSCTQCHMCFAQAGHLKMHLKVHTGERPFTCTHCGKRFSERSYLRIHQQKKHSTLIT